In Gemmatimonadales bacterium, a single window of DNA contains:
- a CDS encoding HPr family phosphocarrier protein: MIERQATIVNPLGMHARPAARLVKLASGFQSHIELVKDDLAINGKSIMGVMMLAAECGSSITIRAEGPDAEAALDALVTLVAEGFGES, translated from the coding sequence GTGATCGAACGCCAAGCGACGATCGTGAATCCGCTGGGAATGCACGCCCGGCCGGCGGCCCGTCTGGTCAAGCTGGCCTCCGGCTTCCAGTCGCACATTGAACTCGTCAAGGACGACCTGGCGATCAACGGCAAGAGCATCATGGGTGTCATGATGCTCGCGGCCGAATGTGGCAGCAGCATCACGATCCGGGCCGAGGGGCCGGATGCCGAGGCCGCCCTCGACGCGCTCGTCACGCTGGTGGCGGAGGGGTTTGGCGAATCGTGA